In Macrobrachium nipponense isolate FS-2020 chromosome 13, ASM1510439v2, whole genome shotgun sequence, the DNA window TAACAAATGAGCAAAcagcttcaatttttttttctttgctctctaaagacaatgagaaaacaatcatCTGAAGGGAATAAGGATAAACTAATATCCTCTTTAccttaattacatacagtacaATTTTTCCATCACCATTccaggaaaaaaatattcattggtgTAATTATGACCACAAACACCACTCAATATTCTTAAGAatctttgcttttcattttttatataacaatGTTTCTCATATTAAGCATTCATAAGATAATATAAACACTTTACAAATGATATCCTTCcacgtacataaaaaaaaattgtgcagtTAGAAGAGTTACCAACAGAAAATTACAAACCTGCCTTTGATGTAATATTGAATAATACAAAAATGGAAATTCTCCAGATTTATGGCATAAGTATTATTCTGGGCCATTTCAATGAAAGGAAACAAAACTGGGTActtcataaaataacaaaatactgtaaTTCCATTTTCTAACAGATCTTTCCCCCTCAGCATTTCAAAGCTAACATGTATCTTTACAATTCCAAAAGTTAAATATGCAATATACCTTAAATGTGTCTAAATCTCTACTCACAAATGAATAGCTGGGACCCTGTCCTAATACAACAGCAAGGCAAAACTtgtaaacatttcataaaaaatcaCTTTCCAGGTCCCTGTCTTAATTAAACAGGAAGGCCAAAAAGTACGTATGCAGATTTCACAAAAAATCAATTTTCAGAAATATCTACTCTATTTTTTACTAGCAACAAATCTTTCCACAGTATTTTCCAATTAAGTTTCAttctaaatttataaaaaaatgtaataaccaACAGCTTCTGCAACTTTTTCTAGGCTGCAAAGGTttacaaatgaatataaaaataggaaaaacccAAATATAAAACCCCAAATCAATGTTTCTGTAcataagaaaatgttttaaaaaatgacatGGGAATTCCCATTTCTACCTTACATTATTCATAAGCGTTCTTTAGCTAGGAAGTAACATTGCTTACTACACAGCAAACACAAGTTCGAGGTGCAATCATCTAGTAAGCATAAAAGTTTTCAGCAACCTCCTCAAAGAATACATACTGTTGCAATTCTTATCAGAGCCATGGGTCCCACCAAAATGAAACATACTGTTAACTCACTAAGAATGCAATAAAACTTTTGCTTTACGCTGCTTCCAAAACTTTTAAAAGCCTACCTACAAACTAAATCAAATGTATAATGTAGCAAAATGATTCTATATACTGTAGTACAATATGAAGACaaattaacataatttcatctGGTTTGCCTAAAATAATCATGATCTGTAAGTGTAACTACAGTGGAGGACCTAGTATCAAAAAGTGAATACCAGTTTCTTGCCAAATGCAATACCTAAGCTTGCTTGCTATCCTTTATTGGCAAATTGGCACAAATAACAAGCAGATTACCATCAATTAAGATCCAATTTAATGTCTATTTGcagttatatacagtatatgaacccttgacaaaaaaaaaaaagttacaatgcAATTTGTGTGCTACAATTAAAAGGCAAAAAACACCCACCTGTCCAAACCCTTACAAGTTGAAATAACCTTCTACTAGAGGTTGCTGGAATATCCAACCACAGAAAGCAAAGTGTGGACATAACATAAAAAGGTCTAAGTCTGCTCTGTCACTCTGCACAGAGACCCTCTAACAAGTCCTTATTCATCAAAAAGATCCTTAGTATTGATGCATGAAACCGAAGTTCATAAAATAGATGAACAGTGGGAAAAAAGTGTAACAAGATATGCACAGTatcagaatgaaaacaaaaactatgGGTATGGATCAATACAATGAAGATTCAGGAATTAAAAATTTGAGGTACTGAGCAAAAACGCTTCCAAgatcaaaatcaacaaaataggaaaataaatattgtaGACAGATTAAATAACATGAAGCAATTATAGGACACTAGTACTAAACTGCTCAAACACAATTTACCTgaacagaaattaaaagataCAAGTCTACTACAAAAAATACAATTCTGTCTAGATCAAGTAAACGGAAAATTAGCTCCTACaaaacatgaagaaaaaaataaactatatcaCAAAGACAACTAAGCACAAACAAGAAAGCAAAGCAAATGGCCAGAcaggcaaaaatatatatatatatttgtagttaaCCCCCCACAATTGTAAATAATCACAACTCTCTGTAagagtaaagagaaaaatatgcATGATTATGATGCTAATGGCATGAAGTTCAATATGTTAAGTGAAAATCCATCAACAAGAGAAAGAGCTTCTTTGAATTCAGTGATGAAACTGGGATGAACATTGATGATCAATGAGAGATTTACCCTAGAAAACCACTAATCAATTATGATTCTGTAGGCATGAACAAGTCAGGCAAGTTGatgaactaaagaaaaaaaaaatctgtaaaaccaTGGCAAGGGAAAATGCTACTGCATGGGAGTTGAAAATGAGCTTAAAGAAAAGAGGTGCAATATATGGAAGGAAGGAAAGGTGGAAAGGCTATGTCACTGCCATAGCGCAGGAGGAAAGTTGCTGATCTCTCCCTGATCCTGTACTTGCGCTCCATTTGCTATCCATGATAACTTTATCCTCATCCTTAGTGCCACCTGCAAATAAAATGGTATTCAACTTCTCAACTAATTTACTAGCTTACATAAAAAGTTACTAATAGTTTAACTTCCGTTTTGTTTGCTACTATCTGTATCTCCTGTGCTTTCATCTTTCATCATATAACCCTGATCCTTTCTTATACTTTCCattttctatataagcattctaGACAAGTTCATAACCTGTTCTTGAATGACAATATATGCTtgtaacagaaaataataataataaaaataccacaGAAAAGAATGGCACAGTATGCTGTTgagctatatattttatatattttacagttaaCCTTAGTTCGTTATTTCTTCTGGCGTTTCGATAGTCCTTGCTACCACTGAAAGGAGGGGAATGGGACCAGAGGTACATGCAGGGAATATTAATACTAGAAAATCAGCTTATaagccaaggggggggggggggggggggggggtgaatgttGATTGGTCAGTCACATTCAGGGAATTCTCCTATAGGCTAGAAGTCTGGCTGACCAATGCAGGCACTGACTAATTGGTCCAGTGCCAACAAATCTGCAGACTTGCAGCCAATAGGAGAGCTTCCTGAATACAACTGACCAATTGAAAATCAGCCCCTGTCTTTGTGAACCCATTTTCTGGTAACAATATTCCTGGCATGTACCCCTACCACCATTCAACCCCCTTTCCATGGTAGCACACACTATTGAAGAGACAATAACAAATGAACTTCGGACATTTCCTTTATAATCTACCTGCTGAAACCAAGAAACTTCTAATGCAAGTTGAAAGGCGAAATATGAGCACAACAGCATACAGACTGCCATCCTTTTCAAAGATATTTGTCTCAAAGAGggccttcttccaaaataataatgttttatcaagtacagtggacccccgtattcgcgttctccagattcgcggactcacacattcgcggatttctctatggaacgtttccctgcattattcgcggaaaattcgcgcattcgcggtatttttctatgataaatatccacaaattcctggttttttttgatgaatttaatcataaaatgcactttttgtgataaaactattaaaaaaaccaagtatgaacattttttgtgggtttttcttgacttttaactaacaaaataggctgttttcagcattttcataggggttccaaacattcgcggattctaactattcacaggggggtctggtacgcatcccccgcgaatacggggggaccactgtaatctGCACTCAGTTCCTGTTgaacaataatttaaaaataggTAGACAAAggattagttttcaagataacATCTCTATGTACTTAAGCCACATACCTTATTTGGATTGTTGACCTTGATGACCTGATTTAAAGTCCCTGATGGTGCAAGGCTGGTACTACTGGGATTCAGCATTTGTAATTGTAatgactgaaaaaagaaaaccatcatTTAGATCTTGTGGACAAGTTTTAGAAAAAGCATTCCAATAAACAACATTTTGGCCAAGTATCAAGAAAAGATCTTTGAGGATTAGTGTAATTTTCTAATACCTAAATGCTATCATTATCAAATGATTAAGAAAATGTCTCAGTAATCACATTACTGTATTACAAAACTTTTATACATCATAAGTcgttcctacagtgcaccgcttgaggtgcactgacagcactagcccCCTACAGGGATCATTACCTTTGGTACAGCAGCCTGAAAGAGGAAATCTGTGACCTGAACTCCAGTGTTGTTGGTGGCCTGCATGTTAATGGTCGTCATAGATTCGTGGACTTCAAACGTCATATCTAGTCGCAGTCCGTTTTTGTCATAGGCATTGATACCTGGTATACCTGAGAAAAAATATAGGCAAATTTATTATGTCTTTTGTTACTCCACTTCAGTGATTTCCTTATCATACAGAAGtgatttgaaaactattttttttaaataatgtcaaAATAGAATCTATTTTACAACAAACCAGTCAGTTTCCATCCACATGATTGCAGATAGGATAATTGGATGTGATGcaataaataatttctttcaaaaacaatttattttttcaataaaactcAGCAGTTTACATGACCTTATCATgtaaagaaatatcaaaatttgGTTCCAGAACAAAATATCAATATTCAAaaccaaaatatttacaaagactaACAGTATCAATATacacaacaaaaatatttaatgttaaatCATGAATGCAATACCAAAACACCTACTCGACTGTTGCGTGGTCGGACTTGAAACAGAGTTAAATGTAGGAAGAGAAGAGACTGGATTCGTTATGGACGAGTTGGATGATGTGTTATTGAGCAGTCCATCAAGGAGGAAGGCGCCATTGCTATTGCTTGATGGTACCATTGTGCTGTTCAAATTGGCCAGAGGAGCTGCTGGTGTTGGACCAGTGTCAAGGCCTCCTGAAAAATGGCatttaaacataataaaatgGCTCCCTTGTACTCACTATAGTTAAAATGTCTTTCAATGCAACTATACATGAAACTGCTTCAATATTTCTAATTTCACTAATATTTTGTTTCCTTCTACTTAACCTGACATTGGCTTTTTTCTAATTCCAGTTCTTTCAATTCTCTCTGTTTTGAGATAAATTTTTActtcacttttattccaaacagaGAGAAACTTTAATATCTTTACCTAGAAATttactgcataaaaaaataattgaaaaaattactGAAGACATGCAAAATAAAACCTACCATCCTCAAAAAGTGCAATTGCCACATTAATTTCAGCTTTTTTACAATAAATTGAAACACAAATTCCTAAACAAAATTGCAGAATGTTCATCCATAAAATGCTATGAACCAACAATTAAAACTATGTGCATGGATATTAGTCTTTAATTTAGAAATCTTTCATTAAATTATCCCCTTTCACATAAATACATTTAACTTCCTTTCTCCAAGTGATAATTCCTTGaagcaaaggaaataataaataaggcGAGTAATAACAGGTAAAATATATGGCTCCATTACCATCAATAATGAATGCATTTACCCAACTAATAATCCTGGGTTCTAATGTCATTAccagaacaaaaataattttttttgtttgttttgctgtgACCTTTAACTTAGCATCAAGGCCAGGACACACCCAATCAAAGCTATATTCTCATTCAAAATCCCAACATTCCAGTTAAGGTCTAGTGAATAGGATAAAATTTAAGCAAAGGTCCAAGTGTGGGGACGTATGAGGTTAtatagcgctgaaacggaaattgacagtaaagagaTCAAAAGGTGTGTATAAGAAGGTAAACTTCAAAGTTGCACTATGACATAATtgttagagggtggaaagtcagatggaaggcaAAGATTATGAACAGAGCtacagtataaggaatgaaagaggctctACCTAGGGGCTCATAAGGACAGAGCCTAGTTAAGAATTTCTTGTTCCACACCTTAAGATCTTACCCTTGTCCAAATCACCTTAGGTCAAGATCAGGAAGTGCCTTCTTGTTTTTGCTATTTTAGCTATTTCTGTATAAGAAATCCTCCATGATAAAGTTATAACCCAGTCCTAAACCACTTtgcatgatacatatatatgaactactatgagattcagggcctctgtaacatggttttttcgtaataactttttatctatgcatttcataaatataacgcttattcagaatacacattatatctacacataaattttgactgtattctgcattacgtaggttgaataaacttggtacttataatgtaaaagtgactttttttgaagacgggccaacttactcagagaaaaggtttcgaacgcactcgttacgtaacttatgacagcatttctttacaaatttaaatacaagcaaagcagtacacctttatgaactctgaagcctctccactgataattctcataatgaacaaaccaacaaaatatgttaataaatacaaaaacacttcgattattagtctaactcccaaaataagtgtcctaagaaattacagtctactttatgggtcacaatcagattgacaagatgtagggaatagttggtaattttcgaaaacatagtagacaagcttgatttgataactgttatatccaatgtcaagcaatttttatttattggccatctacctatttactgaaaaaatagccggtaccggtttttggctttaaaccttcaccaataattatcgtcagaatgatgacttcacgaggctccacccactttggcctcgttataattcaggataacactgaaggctatcatgggcattgttggattagaaaatttaacatctggctataaaaactcatttctcgagcagttgtaagaaatgctaaatgatcctcaaggatcccagcagttggcctaaacgtctaattcatgtatattgctgctattactacagtagtactgctacgctagcaccccacccacatctatgtatcattccgccattcatagtgtctttatatccaacacgtcgtatggcctaaagaagaagaaaaaaatatcggatgatctgttggtctgctggagattttagcacatataagcttgtatttgcTTTGGACAAAAATCTTATctcaacaaaaatagttatataaaggctgattacatacaatctttctttctctctctctcttggtggcatagtgaatagttaatggaaatgttcaaaatcctgaatggcattacaagtattataatcacgttacgctaaatacaaatcagaccataaacattggatttaaactataaactgaataattacctattcaggctatagtaagtatgaccacgggctttctcttgactgtattaagttacaagtcgtaagacaaatgcagttttgcaaccacggggaaaattccaaatcctgttagccattcttgactgctatgggtttcagagcctatggaacaaggtgaatgaagtttctgtctggcggatgggcggggcaacatttcgtaaaacggtgtttaccttgcttacgtaatgaatgtttttcgactcttggctcgtagtcattggccatggcgtcggctagataatttttactctataaaaattaaaactattgggtttaggttattgataatgctgacaaaatttgtgtgtggttgtaaaatatacatatgtcaactttcagctacatccgatgctttgataaggagcaaagtccaaaaaaccatgttacagaggccctgaatctcatagtagtaaaatTCCTCCATAATTACGTTATGGACCAGAAAAATTTCCTtcaacctctcctcctcctacaccTTCACTCTCTGCAGAAAACCTTGGTCCAGGCTCATGACATCCCTTGGTTCTGAGCAACCTTTGTCACCCATATGGATTGAACACCAGTGTGTagctgacagacagacaagctGATGGTGGTATAACCTACAACTTACCtaataaatctaaaatatcaGCATTAGATGCTGGTGCTGTAGTAGGTGCTACTGCAGGTACCGCATTAGAAGTAGCAGGCTGCACTGTATCACTGTCGCCAGGCTCCATCCCTCCCAATAGATCTAACAAGGCATTCTGAAAAAGGATATCCATGAGATTCTGAAAATATGGCTCCAGCAGTCTCGTTAAAAACTGCAACACTTCAgagttataaaggaaaataagtaAACTAAGGCACATGTATGAAAGCTTCCACTAGTTTGATGGTATTAATATTCTTAGATATATTATTGGTTCCCAGGTTGAGAAACTTACAAAGTTTCAAACAAAACATAGGAGATTCACAATAATttctactaaaaaaataaaataaagaagtctCTCAGTTACATTAACTGTGGGGCACTTTTGAGTAATATATGTAGCCCATGGAGATAGTTGCGTAATTTACCCCATTTTGGAAATTTCACAATTGAAAATTAACAATGGTAGAGCATATTCTGGTTAATTACCTTAAAAGCATTATTAGTTAATTTATCATTCAAGATGACATGCTTTTGTTACATAATACAGTCTAACTcaacattaatatattcaattatgGAAAAAAAGCAGCAGTACACTAATTAAAGAAACCCTTTGGTAGAAGATTCCACGAATCCCACAATTTAATTGAGTAACTAGAACAAAGCCTAATTTAATTAAAACGTAATATATCAATAAACAGTCTATGAACCTGCATAAAATCAAAACTCCACTTACTGATTCATATGTGTCATTGGCATTGTTATTAGGAGCTGTGAGGTCATTGAGGAGTGCTTGGTTGTCTGGAGAAGCATCCACTCCATTAGTTAAAGCTGCCTTTTCCTCTCTATTTACCCTGGTTCCCTCAAAAGGTGGCATTCTCTCTAACAATGGTCCCCGCATGTGGCTGAAAaattttgcaaacattttcagCAACTAACCTCAGCAAGAAAAATAAGATAGTAAGATTACAAAACAACATCATTATGTGTCTTGCTTCTCTACACCAAATAACAATCTTTacagaaaagaaatattatgCTATTAACTACAACTGATGGCCTTCAAAACAATGAACAAGGCATCTTTCTCTTACACTCTTACATATGTTCTCTTTTTTCACTGCATCAACAATAACAAAACCCTTGCAATTTCCCTCTAAACTACCAAGTTTAAAACTGTTATGCTTTTCACTTTcagataaaaattacaatttaaaatATAACTATAAATTTCATACTTCTTTATACAAGGAGAACATGGCAAGTCACATAAATTATCCAATATGATAGCTGTATTAAAAAGTTTGGCTTACAATCCTACAACTGTACTTGAAGCACATACCTAGAACTATTTAATATCTAGGGACTTTTTCAGTAATTAacattttttgtatttgaatTCCTAATGTGAACATTCTCAATACTGAACTAAGAAATAAATACCAGCTTATTACAGATCTCAGCCTagtcaaaatgtaaacaattaaTACTTACTTATGTCTTGTAAATAGTTGACTATATTCTATCCCCCTCTGCTGTAACTCTATATTAAGGTGAGATCCAAAAGCACTAACAACCTGCTGTATGgacctgaaaaacaaaaataacttaaaacatTGACGAAAAAATTTACATAAGTGTATAAGACAATTCACGACAttaagtttagtatatcttagttttaccagaccactgagctgattaacagctctcctagggctggcctgaaggattagatatttttacgtggctaggaaccaattggttacctagcaacgggacctacagcttattgtgggatccgaaccacattacatcgagaaatgaatttctatcaccagaaataaattcctctgatttcgcactggccgagccgagaatcaaactcggaccaccagattggtagccgagcgtgaaGTCCACTCGTCCAATGGGAAACTATTTCACGACATTaagagatgaaaaatgaaaaaagaaaaagtttcttCAGGCCTTACCCTACTTCATGGTTCAGTCTAGCTGATAGTTTCATAAGAGATGTCAAGGCATATTCCTTCGTGGTGATGTTGCATTGCGAAGACCATAAGATTTGTTGATACACTGCTATAAGCTCAGATTCGACAACAGTTACATCAGATTGGCCTGTAAACCATAGAACCCATAAGACTTCAGCAAATAAATTATTactgtttacaaaatatttttgtttgttttgtttgtatggtgcttttacgttgcatggaaccagtggttattcggcaacaggaccaacggttttacgtgacttccaaaccacgtggagagtgaacctctatcaccagaaatacacgtctctcactccttaatggaatggccgagaatcgaacccgcgaccaccgaggtgggacgccaacaccataccaaccacgccactgaaaaTTTCCTTTTCACAATGCCTACaaatcattatacatacatattttattatgtatttgaaATCAAATATGGTTCTTCCCTGGTCCACTTTCTCCAGATTGAAGCAAGGGTTTTAAGTCAAATTACTCGCACCCACCTTTGCCCTTTCTCTACTCTCTTTCCCTTGTAATAAAGGttgcttcacttttttttttctgtacaattTTGGTACATGCTAACAAAAGCTGAAGGGAAAATGAGTCGGTCTTCCTCTAGGCATGCTAATAACGCTAACCAGGCAACCACTTCCTACATTTACTCAGTTCAGAGATTCTCCAGCCAAAATCTGTtttctattattcatatattacctACCATTTTCTAAGCAACGTTCATCTATTCCCTCTTGAGTTTAGACCCTCTCATAAGTCCTTAACAGGTACTCATTAAATAAGACCATTAGGTTCCAAATTCTACTGGCCTCTGCATGTAAGTGAAAATGTTAACTAGCATCTTACAGGCTGTCTTAAGTCTAACCcccttaaatgtttttattttttaatttgaaacaAGGTACAATGTAAAATAAATTGTTGACAATATATTGCTCACATGCTTGTAAACTATTTCAAGTTTTAGGCAAAACAGAGACTTAGATAAGTAGCAGCAATAAATGTCAAATTCCTAAAATACGTACTATACGTAACACTATTGCCTCTAATTAGATTTTGTTTTCCCTGATCAATTGAGAATATAAGGGCATACATAGCTTTCAGCTCAAAACCATGGCTTTCTGAGTTACTCAAAGGATCAACAACTTTTGTAATATCCTAGCCATACAACAGGAAAGAACTTTCAAAGATCATGGATATGTTTACAACACAATGTCACTGAAATATTGTTACATAAACTATCACTGAAATATTGTCACATAAACTATATTGACAACCTTAGAAAAATTACAGCCTAAAACCAAACAGCCTCATATTCTTATGAAGCAATATGCCTACAATAAAAGTTCAAGGCATCTAAGAAAATAAGATTTCATCGACATCCTTATCCTACCCATGTAAATACGTAACCACTTTCTTCCTGCTTACCTGATAACAAAAGATCCCCAAATTCTCCTATACACCATGTAGCTACTTGAATAAGAGGCTGGAATTCCATCTGTGCTGCTGACAGCAAATTCCAAAGTTCCCCAACAGCGTATGCCTGCTCCGATCTTGCCTCCGAAATGAGCTGTATAGTTGACGACACAACGTCATCTGGCACATGATTTCCAGCCTACAAAGATTAATATTTTAAGTGTTGTTTGAGgcaaaaaatttttaattgaCTTTCCAAGAGATTTTTTATGATGTAAAGTTGCAGCACTAAAAGACTGAAAtgtcctaataaaaaaaataattagcatAGTTATATAATTAAAACCCAAAATTTTAAGAGATCTTTCCATATATATCAGTTCCATTACTAAAACACTTATGGGAAagaaaatccacagtagtatatctgtttgattttgctatttagaatatataaagcagaaagctttcgatgacctgcacggtatggtccatcgaaagctttctgctttatatattttaaataacaaaatcaaacagacatactactgtggatttactttcccattttattgactcgtgtgattatgagttttctttgaaaacaCACTGTTAGGTCATTAAAATTGCTaccatatactgtatacatattcctaatatgtACTGCCGTCAACCTTACGTTAGCCTTTGGATCCCTACCTCAAACTTCCAAAAATCTCTCAAACTTAAAAAGACATTGAGTAAACAACTATGTAAcaactgaaaaaattaaaacacaaaataaaaaataaaagagaacaacTTCATAATAAAGCAAGAACTAACAAGatcagaaactatttacatttataaTTCAGCTTTAAataacttcattaaataatttcAGCCCTAGTAACTTAGAAGAACTTACCGACACCACTTCTTTGAAGTTACGGATATCAATCACTACAATATTAATCAGCCAAGTTATATATGGCTTATTCCTGTTGCAGAATAGGAAAACTTCTTTTAATAAGCTTAAAATAATACAAACCCTTACAATCACTATCATCTGATCTTGGTTCATTTAGCATTTCTCTTTATATCTTCCTGACCCTTCTAGGCTTAATACATTTTGCCATACACTACTCTATTCTTAACGAATTAAAAAATGTTTGTGCTTTTCCCTAattcccctttttttccttttgttattgcTACTTATATAACCTGCCATGTATACAGTTCATGGCATATTCCAAGGCTTACATTTTTTcccgtttctttttttatttgctttgctttgctttaacCAGTAACAATTATATTTCATACTGGGAGTTTAGGTACATACAATCATCAAAATTTGAAGcattcaataaaatgaaaattttttaatttactggaaaaaaaagtgaaaaccaaCCTTTTCGGATTTACATCACTTCACTTCAAtagtctaaaaataaaaatatacaaactcaccGCTTGTACAACTTTAAGAAGTGTGTCAATGTGCCACCGGACATTGGGAGAATATTTCTCAGCTGCTAAAACACATTTTGATGAACAAGATGCCTTAAACTCAGGTTCAGCCTTCTCCAAGAATGCAAGAAGCTCTTTCATCATGGTGCGGATGTTATTTCCATTGATGAGAGCAAAACATAACTCCATTGCTCGCCTTCTAATGGATATATCTGCATCCTGAGGGAAGGCATTCAGTTCTTTAGACTTAATACTTTAgtaccaagataataaaatagaaatggaTTTCTTACAATGCCATATTTACATAAAGTATCTCATTCTAGCTTCAAAATATTACACCTAcatgaatttaaatttaatttcctgACCCTGTAATACAATTTGGATCCACATGTGGCCACACACTATAtacttaatttttgaaaaattaataaatgtgcAATAAAAAGATCCCTCTAGCCCAGTAATTTCCAATATGAACTCAATACACATgggaa includes these proteins:
- the LOC135225613 gene encoding AP-1 complex subunit gamma-1-like isoform X9; translated protein: MSSIKQVINDAVEKVRQPNPIRLRDLIRQIRSAKTAAEERAVVNRECAYIRLTFREEDSVWRCRNVAKLLYIHMLGYPAHFGQMECLKLIASPRFTDKRIGYLGAMLLLDERQDVHLLITNSLKNDLNSSTQFVQGLALCTLGAIASPEMSRDLAGEVEKLLKSSNAYIRKKAAVCALRIICKVPELMEIYLPATRSLLSEKNHGVLITGVTLITEMCRQSPDMLAHFKKDPEHSEIVPNLVRILKNLIMAGYSPEHDVQGVSDPFLQVKILKLLRILGCGDSEASETMNDILAQVATNTESSKNVGNAILYETVLSIMDIKSESGLRVLAINILGRFLLNADKNIRYVALNTLLRVVHADNSAVQRHRTTIVECLKDADISIRRRAMELCFALINGNNIRTMMKELLAFLEKAEPEFKASCSSKCVLAAEKYSPNVRWHIDTLLKVVQAAGNHVPDDVVSSTIQLISEARSEQAYAVGELWNLLSAAQMEFQPLIQVATWCIGEFGDLLLSGQSDVTVVESELIAVYQQILWSSQCNITTKEYALTSLMKLSARLNHEVGSIQQVVSAFGSHLNIELQQRGIEYSQLFTRHNHMRGPLLERMPPFEGTRVNREEKAALTNGVDASPDNQALLNDLTAPNNNANDTYESNALLDLLGGMEPGDSDTVQPATSNAVPAVAPTTAPASNADILDLLGGLDTGPTPAAPLANLNSTMVPSSNSNGAFLLDGLLNNTSSNSSITNPVSSLPTFNSVSSPTTQQSSIPGINAYDKNGLRLDMTFEVHESMTTINMQATNNTGVQVTDFLFQAAVPKSLQLQMLNPSSTSLAPSGTLNQVIKVNNPNKVALRMRIKLSWIANGAQVQDQGEISNFPPALWQ
- the LOC135225613 gene encoding AP-1 complex subunit gamma-1-like isoform X6 is translated as MSSIKQVINDAVEKGRAALDLVEMSPGFPVRPVIDQVRQPNPIRLRDLIRQIRSAKTAAEERAVVNRECAYIRLTFREEDSVWRCRNVAKLLYIHMLGYPAHFGQMECLKLIASPRFTDKRIGYLGAMLLLDERQDVHLLITNSLKNDLNSSTQFVQGLALCTLGAIASPEMSRDLAGEVEKLLKSSNAYIRKKAAVCALRIICKVPELMEIYLPATRSLLSEKNHGVLITGVTLITEMCRQSPDMLAHFKKDPEHSEIVPNLVRILKNLIMAGYSPEHDVQGVSDPFLQVKILKLLRILGCGDSEASETMNDILAQVATNTESSKNVGNAILYETVLSIMDIKSESGLRVLAINILGRFLLNADKNIRYVALNTLLRVVHADNSAVQRHRTTIVECLKDADISIRRRAMELCFALINGNNIRTMMKELLAFLEKAEPEFKASCSSKCVLAAEKYSPNVRWHIDTLLKVVQAAGNHVPDDVVSSTIQLISEARSEQAYAVGELWNLLSAAQMEFQPLIQVATWCIGEFGDLLLSGQSDVTVVESELIAVYQQILWSSQCNITTKEYALTSLMKLSARLNHEVGSIQQVVSAFGSHLNIELQQRGIEYSQLFTRHNHMRGPLLERMPPFEGTRVNREEKAALTNGVDASPDNQALLNDLTAPNNNANDTYESNALLDLLGGMEPGDSDTVQPATSNAVPAVAPTTAPASNADILDLLGGLDTGPTPAAPLANLNSTMVPSSNSNGAFLLDGLLNNTSSNSSITNPVSSLPTFNSVSSPTTQQSSIPGINAYDKNGLRLDMTFEVHESMTTINMQATNNTGVQVTDFLFQAAVPKSLQLQMLNPSSTSLAPSGTLNQVIKVNNPNKVALRMRIKLSWIANGAQVQDQGEISNFPPALWQ